From a single Nicotiana tomentosiformis chromosome 2, ASM39032v3, whole genome shotgun sequence genomic region:
- the LOC104107372 gene encoding glycosyltransferase BC10-like isoform X1 codes for MKKNSPAATAGISVRNVLWLWWKLVVIVSLTLCVLAFLKLQSYSLSDSELSSSISTSSISRRSRVVDYSGNPKVAFLFLVRRNLPLDFLWGSFFENAETGNFSIYIHSEPGFVFDESTTRSPFFYNRQLTNSTKIDLQVAWGESSMIQAEKLLLGAALDDPANQRFVLLSDSCVPLYNFSYIYNYLMASPRSFVDSFLDKKEARYNPKMSPYIPMSKWRKGSQWITLIRKHAEVVADDDAVLRVFKMFCKRRPSLEASKGKKNMKLQKQHNCIPDEHYVQTLLAMHGFEGELERRTITYTEWNESVTNMEKRGWHPITFSYADAGPVQIKRIKDINNVYYETEYRTEWCRNNSTLVPCFLFARKFSRGAAMRLLSEGVVSQFDASSIMNSTP; via the exons ATGAAGAAGAATTCGCCGGCGGCGACCGCCGGAATATCAGTGCGAAACGTGTTGTGGTTGTGGTGGAAACTTGTGGTTATAGTTTCTCTTACTCTTTGCGTGCTAGCTTTTTTGAAGCTCCAAAGCTACTCTCTTTCCGATTCGGaactttcttcttctatttctactTCTTCAATTTCTCGTAGATCTCGAGTTGTTGATTATAGCGGCAATCCTAAAGTTGCTTTCCTCTTTCTAGTCCGTCGCAATTTGCCTCTCGATTTCCTTTGGGGAAGTTTCTTCGAG AATGCAGAGACTGGTAATTTCTCGATATATATACATTCGGAGCCAGGTTTTGTGTTTGATGAGTCTACTACAAGATCGCCTTTCTTCTATAACCGCCAATTGACTAATAGCACCAAG ATTGACCTGCAGGTAGCCTGGGGAGAATCAAGTATGATCCAAGCCGAGAAATTATTACTTGGGGCAGCGCTTGATGATCCAGCTAATCAAAGATTCGTTCTCCTGTCGGACAG CTGTGTTCCACTGTACAACTTTAGCTACATATACAACTACTTGATGGCTTCTCCAAGGAGCTTTGTTGACAG TTTTCTTGATAAAAAGGAAGCCCGCTACAACCCAAAGATGTCACCCTATATACCAATGAGCAAATGGCGGAAAGGGTCACAG TGGATCACTTTAATCAGGAAGCACGCGGAAGTGGTTGCAGATGATGATGCTGTCCTTCGAGTCTTCAAGATGTTCTGCAAG AGACGTCCATCGCTGGAAGCCAGTAAGGGGAAAAAGAATATG AAACTTCAAAAGCAGCACAACTGCATTCCAGATGAACACTATGTGCAGACATTATTGGCC ATGCATGGTTTTGAAGGAGAACTTGAACGTAGAACGATAACCTATACAGAGTGGAATGAATCTGTGACAAATATGGAGAAGAGGGGTTGGCATCCTATTACATTTAGCTATGCGGATGCTGGGCCTGTACAGATCAAGAGAATAAAG GATATCAACAATGTTTACTATGAAACTGAGTACAGAACAGAGTGGTGTCGGAATAATTCTACTCTGGTCCCCTGTTTTTTGTTTGCGAGGAAATTCTCACGAGGGGCTGCAATGCGCCTCTTGAGTGAAGGAGTAGTTTCTCAGTTCGATGCCTCCTCCATAATGAACTCAACACCGTGA
- the LOC104107372 gene encoding glycosyltransferase BC10-like isoform X2, whose product MKKNSPAATAGISVRNVLWLWWKLVVIVSLTLCVLAFLKLQSYSLSDSELSSSISTSSISRRSRVVDYSGNPKVAFLFLVRRNLPLDFLWGSFFENAETGNFSIYIHSEPGFVFDESTTRSPFFYNRQLTNSTKVAWGESSMIQAEKLLLGAALDDPANQRFVLLSDSCVPLYNFSYIYNYLMASPRSFVDSFLDKKEARYNPKMSPYIPMSKWRKGSQWITLIRKHAEVVADDDAVLRVFKMFCKRRPSLEASKGKKNMKLQKQHNCIPDEHYVQTLLAMHGFEGELERRTITYTEWNESVTNMEKRGWHPITFSYADAGPVQIKRIKDINNVYYETEYRTEWCRNNSTLVPCFLFARKFSRGAAMRLLSEGVVSQFDASSIMNSTP is encoded by the exons ATGAAGAAGAATTCGCCGGCGGCGACCGCCGGAATATCAGTGCGAAACGTGTTGTGGTTGTGGTGGAAACTTGTGGTTATAGTTTCTCTTACTCTTTGCGTGCTAGCTTTTTTGAAGCTCCAAAGCTACTCTCTTTCCGATTCGGaactttcttcttctatttctactTCTTCAATTTCTCGTAGATCTCGAGTTGTTGATTATAGCGGCAATCCTAAAGTTGCTTTCCTCTTTCTAGTCCGTCGCAATTTGCCTCTCGATTTCCTTTGGGGAAGTTTCTTCGAG AATGCAGAGACTGGTAATTTCTCGATATATATACATTCGGAGCCAGGTTTTGTGTTTGATGAGTCTACTACAAGATCGCCTTTCTTCTATAACCGCCAATTGACTAATAGCACCAAG GTAGCCTGGGGAGAATCAAGTATGATCCAAGCCGAGAAATTATTACTTGGGGCAGCGCTTGATGATCCAGCTAATCAAAGATTCGTTCTCCTGTCGGACAG CTGTGTTCCACTGTACAACTTTAGCTACATATACAACTACTTGATGGCTTCTCCAAGGAGCTTTGTTGACAG TTTTCTTGATAAAAAGGAAGCCCGCTACAACCCAAAGATGTCACCCTATATACCAATGAGCAAATGGCGGAAAGGGTCACAG TGGATCACTTTAATCAGGAAGCACGCGGAAGTGGTTGCAGATGATGATGCTGTCCTTCGAGTCTTCAAGATGTTCTGCAAG AGACGTCCATCGCTGGAAGCCAGTAAGGGGAAAAAGAATATG AAACTTCAAAAGCAGCACAACTGCATTCCAGATGAACACTATGTGCAGACATTATTGGCC ATGCATGGTTTTGAAGGAGAACTTGAACGTAGAACGATAACCTATACAGAGTGGAATGAATCTGTGACAAATATGGAGAAGAGGGGTTGGCATCCTATTACATTTAGCTATGCGGATGCTGGGCCTGTACAGATCAAGAGAATAAAG GATATCAACAATGTTTACTATGAAACTGAGTACAGAACAGAGTGGTGTCGGAATAATTCTACTCTGGTCCCCTGTTTTTTGTTTGCGAGGAAATTCTCACGAGGGGCTGCAATGCGCCTCTTGAGTGAAGGAGTAGTTTCTCAGTTCGATGCCTCCTCCATAATGAACTCAACACCGTGA
- the LOC104107373 gene encoding leucine--tRNA ligase, chloroplastic/mitochondrial isoform X1: MLQTSTHHHFPPQLLLHLPLCSRTLMLSAHRRPLLRHQSCTHVRLRVSSCTKSSSKNTVTELVKEVDGQKANEQQKQQVKRSYPFHEIEPKWQHYWEENKTFRTPDEIDTSKPKFYVLDMFPYPSGAGLHVGHPLGYTATDILARFKRMQGFNVLHPMGWDAFGLPAEQYAIETGTHPKITTLRNISRFRSQLKSLGFSYDWDREISTTEPDYYKWTQWIFLQLMKRGLAYQAEVPVNWCPALGTVLANEEVVDGVSERGGHPVIRKPMRQWMLRITAYADRLLEDLDDLDWPESIKEMQRNWIGRSEGAELDFVVINGNGQEEEKRITVYTTRPDTIFGATYLVLAPEHPILSSILSEAQSKHVEEYRELAIRKSDLERTELQKEKTGVFTGCYARNPANGQDIPIWVADYVLGSYGTGAIMAVPAHDTRDYEFAMKYSIPISWVVKPDDGDCGNFERPYSGEGTMINASSSESGLGINGLPSKEAASRVIQWLEKSGNGKQKVNYKLRDWLFARQRYWGEPIPVIFLDDTGEGIPVSETELPLTLPELDDFTPTGTGEAPLSKADSWVITKDPLSGKAARRETNTMPQWAGSCWYYLRFMDPKNSSALVDKAKEQYWSPVDVYVGGAEHAVLHLLYARFWHKVLYDIGVVSTKEPFKCVINQGIILGEVQYTACKDDKGNLISADSVAELAEYNQEKIPEEKVMKSGDFFVLKDNPNLRLIARAHKMSKSRGNVINPDDVVLEYGADSLRLYEMFMGPLRDSKTWNTSGIEGVHRFLARSWRLIVGSPSPAGSYPDGTSTVDEKPSIEQLRSLHRCIDKVTEEIEGTRFNTGISAMMEFINAAYKWDKLPRSIIEAFVLLLSPYAPHMAEELWSRLGHPNSLAYEPFPKADAAYLKESTVVLPVQINGKTRGTIQVEETCTEEEAFRLASLDTKLSKFLDGKSIRKRIYVQGKILNIVIDAQKKVKVAQQ, translated from the exons ATGCTCCAAACTTCCACGCACCACCACTTTCCTCCTCAGCTCCTCCTTCATCTTCCTCTATGCAGCCGTACACTTATGCTCTCCGCTCACCGCCGGCCCTTACTCCGCCACCAATCTTGTACCCATGTGCGCCTACGAGTCTCCAGCTGTACAAAGAGTTCTAGCAAAAATACAGTGACTGAGCTAGTAAAAGAAGTTGACGGTCAAAAGGCTAATGAGCAACAGAAACAGCAAGTTAAAAGGTCTTACCCGTTTCACGAAATTGAACCAAAATGGCAACACTATTGGGAGGAGAACAAGACATTTCGAACCCCTGATGAGATTGATACTTCAAAGCCCAAATTCTATGTTCTTGATATGTTCCCCTATCCAAG TGGAGCTGGTTTGCATGTTGGACATCCACTTGGATATACTGCAACAGATATCCTTGCTAGATTTAAACGCATGCAAGGTTTCAATGTATTGCATCCAATGGGATGGGATGCATTTGGTTTACCTGCTGAACAATACGCTATTGAG ACAGGCACACatccaaaaatcacaactttgagGAATATTAGTCGTTTCCGCTCGCAG CTTAAATCTCTAGGCTTCTCTTATGATTGGGATCGTGAAATTTCTACGACAGAACCTGATTACTACAAATGGACTCAGTGGATATTTCTTCAACTTATGAAGAGAGGACTAGCTTATCAG GCTGAAGTGCCTGTCAATTGGTGTCCAGCACTTGGCACTGTCTTGGCAAATGAAGAAGTGGTTGATGGTGTAAGTGAAAGAGGGGGGCATCCAGTCATCAGAAAG CCTATGCGGCAGTGGATGTTGAGGATTACTGCCTATGCTGACCGTCTTCTTGAGGATTTGGATGACCTAGACTGGCCTGAAAGTATAAAGGAAATGCAGAGGAATTGGATTGGGAGGTCGGAAGGAGCAGAATTGGATTTTGTTGTCATAAATGGTAACGGTCAGGAAGAAGAGAAAAGGATAACAGTTTATACAACAAGGCCGGACACTATTTTTGGTGCAAC ATATTTAGTCCTTGCACCTGAGCATCCTATTCTGTCATCAATTTTATCTGAAGCACAGAGTAAACAT GTAGAGGAGTACAGAGAACTTGCCATTAGAAAGAGTGACCTTGAGAGGACTGAGCTTCAAAAGGAAAAAACAGGTGTCTTTACCGGGTGTTATGCAAGAAATCCAGCCAATGGACAAGATATTCCTATTTGGGTTGCTGATTATGTCTTGGGAAG CTACGGCACAGGAGCAATAATGGCTGTGCCTGCCCATGACACACGTGACTATGAATTTGCTATGAAGTACAGTATCCCAATTTCTTGGGTTGTAAAACCAGATGATGGCGATTGTGGCAATTTTGAGAGACCATATTCAGGTGAAGGAACTATGATAAATGCATCAAGTTCAGAGTCAGGGCTTGGCATTAATGGTTTGCCTAGCAAGGAAGCTGCTTCAAGAGTCATTCAATGGCTTGAGAAAAGCGGAAACGGGAAGCAAAAG GTAAATTACAAGTTAAGGGACTGGCTTTTTGCTCGGCAACGCTATTGGGGGGAGCCTATTCCAGTTATCTTTTTGGATGACACTGGAGAAGGTATTCCAGTTTCAGAAACTGAGCTGCCCCTTACCCTTCCCGAGTTGGATGATTTCACTCCCACAGGGACAGGGGAGGCTCCTCTATCCAAAGCAGATTCTTGG GTTATAACCAAAGATCCTTTATCTGGAAAAGCTGCTAGACGAGAAACAAATACCATGCCCCAGTGGGCTGGTTCTTGCTG GTACTATCTAAGATTTATGGACCCAAAGAACTCCAGTGCATTGGTTGACAAGGCAAAAGAACA GTACTGGAGCCCAGTTGACGTGTATGTTGGTGGTGCTGAGCATGCTGTTCTTCATTTACTTTATGCCAGGTTCTGGCACAAG GTTCTCTATGACATAGGTGTTGTGTCAACAAAGGAACCATTTAAGTGTGTCATAAATCAGGGCATCATCCTTGGTGAA GTTCAATATACAGCATGCAAAGATGACAAAGGAAATTTGATATCAGCAGACTCTGTCGCTGAGCTGGCTGAGTACAACCAAGAGAAAATACCTGAGGAAAAG GTCATGAAATCTGGTGACTTCTTTGTATTGAAAGATAACCCCAATCTTCGCTTGATTGCCCGAGCTCACAAGATGAGTAAAAGTAGGGGAAATGTCATCAATCCTGATGATGTTGTTTTGGAGTATGGTGCAGATTCTCTACGCTTATATGAAATGTTTATGGGTCCATTAAG AGACTCGAAAACATGGAATACAAGTGGTATTGAAGGCGTTCATCGTTTCCTAGCAAGATCTTGGAGATTGATTGTTGGTTCACCCTCGCCCGCTGGCTCATATCCGGATGGAACTTCCACAGTTGATGAGAAACCTTCAATTGAACAACTTCGTTCTTTACACAGATGCATTGATAAG GTAACTGAAGAAATTGAAGGAACTCGGTTCAACACTGGAATTTCTGCAATGATGGAGTTTATTAACGCAGCATATAAG TGGGACAAACTTCCGAGATCAATTATTGAAGCATTTGTTTTGCTGCTCTCACCATATGCACCTCACATGGCGGAGGAGCTCTGGTCTCGTCTGGGACACCCAAATTCCTTGGCATATGAGCCCTTTCCTAAG GCTGATGCTGCATATTTAAAAGAGAGCACTGTAGTCCTTCCAGTCCAAATAAATGGAAAGACTAGAGGTACCATACAGGTCGAAGAAACATGCACGGAAGAGGAGGCCTTTAGATTAGCTTCACTTGATACAAAACTATCCAAGTTTTTGGATGGAAAATCTATTAGGAAGAGAATTTACGTCCAAGGAAAAATTCTGAATATCGTGATAGATGCACAGAAGAAGGTTAAGGTAGCTCAACAGTAG
- the LOC104107373 gene encoding leucine--tRNA ligase, chloroplastic/mitochondrial isoform X2 → MLQTSTHHHFPPQLLLHLPLCSRTLMLSAHRRPLLRHQSCTHVRLRVSSCTKSSSKNTVTELVKEVDGQKANEQQKQQVKRSYPFHEIEPKWQHYWEENKTFRTPDEIDTSKPKFYVLDMFPYPSGAGLHVGHPLGYTATDILARFKRMQGFNVLHPMGWDAFGLPAEQYAIETGTHPKITTLRNISRFRSQLKSLGFSYDWDREISTTEPDYYKWTQWIFLQLMKRGLAYQAEVPVNWCPALGTVLANEEVVDGVSERGGHPVIRKPMRQWMLRITAYADRLLEDLDDLDWPESIKEMQRNWIGRSEGAELDFVVINGNGQEEEKRITVYTTRPDTIFGATYLVLAPEHPILSSILSEAQSKHVEEYRELAIRKSDLERTELQKEKTGVFTGCYARNPANGQDIPIWVADYVLGSYGTGAIMAVPAHDTRDYEFAMKYSIPISWVVKPDDGDCGNFERPYSGEGTMINASSSESGLGINGLPSKEAASRVIQWLEKSGNGKQKVNYKLRDWLFARQRYWGEPIPVIFLDDTGEGIPVSETELPLTLPELDDFTPTGTGEAPLSKADSWVITKDPLSGKAARRETNTMPQWAGSCWYYLRFMDPKNSSALVDKAKEQYWSPVDVYVGGAEHAVLHLLYARFWHKVLYDIGVVSTKEPFKCVINQGIILGEVQYTACKDDKGNLISADSVAELAEYNQEKIPEEKVMKSGDFFVLKDNPNLRLIARAHKMSKSRGNVINPDDVVLEYGADSLRLYEMFMGPLRDSKTWNTSGIEGVHRFLARSWRLIVGSPSPAGSYPDGTSTVDEKPSIEQLRSLHRCIDKVTEEIEGTRFNTGISAMMEFINAAYKVERAA, encoded by the exons ATGCTCCAAACTTCCACGCACCACCACTTTCCTCCTCAGCTCCTCCTTCATCTTCCTCTATGCAGCCGTACACTTATGCTCTCCGCTCACCGCCGGCCCTTACTCCGCCACCAATCTTGTACCCATGTGCGCCTACGAGTCTCCAGCTGTACAAAGAGTTCTAGCAAAAATACAGTGACTGAGCTAGTAAAAGAAGTTGACGGTCAAAAGGCTAATGAGCAACAGAAACAGCAAGTTAAAAGGTCTTACCCGTTTCACGAAATTGAACCAAAATGGCAACACTATTGGGAGGAGAACAAGACATTTCGAACCCCTGATGAGATTGATACTTCAAAGCCCAAATTCTATGTTCTTGATATGTTCCCCTATCCAAG TGGAGCTGGTTTGCATGTTGGACATCCACTTGGATATACTGCAACAGATATCCTTGCTAGATTTAAACGCATGCAAGGTTTCAATGTATTGCATCCAATGGGATGGGATGCATTTGGTTTACCTGCTGAACAATACGCTATTGAG ACAGGCACACatccaaaaatcacaactttgagGAATATTAGTCGTTTCCGCTCGCAG CTTAAATCTCTAGGCTTCTCTTATGATTGGGATCGTGAAATTTCTACGACAGAACCTGATTACTACAAATGGACTCAGTGGATATTTCTTCAACTTATGAAGAGAGGACTAGCTTATCAG GCTGAAGTGCCTGTCAATTGGTGTCCAGCACTTGGCACTGTCTTGGCAAATGAAGAAGTGGTTGATGGTGTAAGTGAAAGAGGGGGGCATCCAGTCATCAGAAAG CCTATGCGGCAGTGGATGTTGAGGATTACTGCCTATGCTGACCGTCTTCTTGAGGATTTGGATGACCTAGACTGGCCTGAAAGTATAAAGGAAATGCAGAGGAATTGGATTGGGAGGTCGGAAGGAGCAGAATTGGATTTTGTTGTCATAAATGGTAACGGTCAGGAAGAAGAGAAAAGGATAACAGTTTATACAACAAGGCCGGACACTATTTTTGGTGCAAC ATATTTAGTCCTTGCACCTGAGCATCCTATTCTGTCATCAATTTTATCTGAAGCACAGAGTAAACAT GTAGAGGAGTACAGAGAACTTGCCATTAGAAAGAGTGACCTTGAGAGGACTGAGCTTCAAAAGGAAAAAACAGGTGTCTTTACCGGGTGTTATGCAAGAAATCCAGCCAATGGACAAGATATTCCTATTTGGGTTGCTGATTATGTCTTGGGAAG CTACGGCACAGGAGCAATAATGGCTGTGCCTGCCCATGACACACGTGACTATGAATTTGCTATGAAGTACAGTATCCCAATTTCTTGGGTTGTAAAACCAGATGATGGCGATTGTGGCAATTTTGAGAGACCATATTCAGGTGAAGGAACTATGATAAATGCATCAAGTTCAGAGTCAGGGCTTGGCATTAATGGTTTGCCTAGCAAGGAAGCTGCTTCAAGAGTCATTCAATGGCTTGAGAAAAGCGGAAACGGGAAGCAAAAG GTAAATTACAAGTTAAGGGACTGGCTTTTTGCTCGGCAACGCTATTGGGGGGAGCCTATTCCAGTTATCTTTTTGGATGACACTGGAGAAGGTATTCCAGTTTCAGAAACTGAGCTGCCCCTTACCCTTCCCGAGTTGGATGATTTCACTCCCACAGGGACAGGGGAGGCTCCTCTATCCAAAGCAGATTCTTGG GTTATAACCAAAGATCCTTTATCTGGAAAAGCTGCTAGACGAGAAACAAATACCATGCCCCAGTGGGCTGGTTCTTGCTG GTACTATCTAAGATTTATGGACCCAAAGAACTCCAGTGCATTGGTTGACAAGGCAAAAGAACA GTACTGGAGCCCAGTTGACGTGTATGTTGGTGGTGCTGAGCATGCTGTTCTTCATTTACTTTATGCCAGGTTCTGGCACAAG GTTCTCTATGACATAGGTGTTGTGTCAACAAAGGAACCATTTAAGTGTGTCATAAATCAGGGCATCATCCTTGGTGAA GTTCAATATACAGCATGCAAAGATGACAAAGGAAATTTGATATCAGCAGACTCTGTCGCTGAGCTGGCTGAGTACAACCAAGAGAAAATACCTGAGGAAAAG GTCATGAAATCTGGTGACTTCTTTGTATTGAAAGATAACCCCAATCTTCGCTTGATTGCCCGAGCTCACAAGATGAGTAAAAGTAGGGGAAATGTCATCAATCCTGATGATGTTGTTTTGGAGTATGGTGCAGATTCTCTACGCTTATATGAAATGTTTATGGGTCCATTAAG AGACTCGAAAACATGGAATACAAGTGGTATTGAAGGCGTTCATCGTTTCCTAGCAAGATCTTGGAGATTGATTGTTGGTTCACCCTCGCCCGCTGGCTCATATCCGGATGGAACTTCCACAGTTGATGAGAAACCTTCAATTGAACAACTTCGTTCTTTACACAGATGCATTGATAAG GTAACTGAAGAAATTGAAGGAACTCGGTTCAACACTGGAATTTCTGCAATGATGGAGTTTATTAACGCAGCATATAAG GTTGAGAGAGCAGCTTAG